In Leptolyngbya sp. O-77, the genomic window GCTCATCGGTACACTGCGCCGACAAAATCGTTGCCACGAGCAGTTGCACGGGCGTTTCATAATCCAGTGAACAGGTTGCATCCGGATACAACCGCTTCAGACGCAACAAAATCTCCAGCGATCGCTGTTTCTTCCCCGCCCGTCTTGGCACACGCCTTCTTCCTTGATTGGAGCAAATTATTGAAGCAAATTTCTGAAAAAGGACAGTTGGGTAGTGTCGCGCACAATCAAGAACACGCCCAGCCCCAGCAGCAGCATCAGGCCCGTTTGCATCACGCTTTCCTGGAAGCGAGTGGGCAGTGGCTTGCCGCGTAGTGCCTCGATTAGCAGAAATGCCAACTGACCACCATCCAGCGCAGGCAGCGGCAGGATGTTGATAATTGCCAGGTTGATACTGATGATGGCGGTGAAAGGAAAGAGGTTGATCCAGTCGTTTGCCGCGAGGCTTGCGCCCTGCTCCACAATCTTGACCGGGCCAGCTACCTGCCCCGACACCGACGAAAAGTTCGTAATTAGCGAGACAAAGCCCTGAACCGTCCGCGAGAACATATCCTGAAACTCTCTGGCGGCAAGGCTGAACACCTCAAAGAGTCCGTTTGGACGACGAAACTCGACCTTGCCATTCGGATTCAACACCACGCCGATCTTGCCCACGCCTTCGGCATCTGGCTTTGGCGTAACGCTGAGATTGACCTGACCCGAATTACGCTGAACGGTCAGATTAATGGGGCGATTTGGACTTGTAGTAATAGCTTCCATCAGCGCTTTCTGAGCGGCTTCGCCTTCGCCCAGGCTTTGCCCATTGACCGCCAGCACAATGTCGCCATCCTGCACACCCGCTAGCGCGGCCGGCGAATCGGCCGACACTACCTGGGGAATCATCACCCCCGGTTCGTAATTAAATGCCTGCGGCACGCCGACGATCGCCACCTGAGTCACAAACACCAGATAAGCAAACAGCAGATTAGCAATCACCCCAGCGCTGATGACGATCGCCCGATCGAGTACGCCACGATTCCGCATCAGGTTGGGGTCGTTGGGCAGAATGTCGCTGTCTGGGTCGTCGTCTGGAAAACCCACGAAGCCGCCCAGCGGAATGGCGCGAATCGCATACTCCGTTTCGGGGCCCTGATACTTCCACAGGATCGGCCCAAAGCCCAGAGAGAACCGATTGACATGAATCCCCTGGAGTCGCGCCGCCAGGAAGTGCCCCAGCTCGTGAACAAAGATCAGGAGTGCAAGAACTGCGATCGCCGCCAAAACCGACATAAGCAAGCCTGAGTTACTACTTTACGATGCGTATCCATAACGCATATTTGTCCATTCTAAAGGGATTCCCGGATTGATGGGTTACCCCTCCTCTCCCTCCACCAGCGCCACATACTCTT contains:
- the rseP gene encoding RIP metalloprotease RseP, translated to MSVLAAIAVLALLIFVHELGHFLAARLQGIHVNRFSLGFGPILWKYQGPETEYAIRAIPLGGFVGFPDDDPDSDILPNDPNLMRNRGVLDRAIVISAGVIANLLFAYLVFVTQVAIVGVPQAFNYEPGVMIPQVVSADSPAALAGVQDGDIVLAVNGQSLGEGEAAQKALMEAITTSPNRPINLTVQRNSGQVNLSVTPKPDAEGVGKIGVVLNPNGKVEFRRPNGLFEVFSLAAREFQDMFSRTVQGFVSLITNFSSVSGQVAGPVKIVEQGASLAANDWINLFPFTAIISINLAIINILPLPALDGGQLAFLLIEALRGKPLPTRFQESVMQTGLMLLLGLGVFLIVRDTTQLSFFRNLLQ